In the Leptospira sp. WS4.C2 genome, one interval contains:
- the rpsG gene encoding 30S ribosomal protein S7, whose protein sequence is MSRRRGKVEPRHIEGDPKYNDKVISKFINCLMVDGKKSVAESVFYEALEVIAKKTGQDPFAVFQEALENAKPQVEVKSRRVGGVTYQVPIEVRPERRLALGIRWLIKYSRGRNEKSMKNKLAAEFMEAQKGTGSAIKKKEDIRKMADANKAFSHYRW, encoded by the coding sequence ATGTCAAGAAGAAGAGGAAAAGTTGAACCGCGCCACATCGAAGGCGACCCTAAATACAATGACAAAGTGATCTCTAAGTTTATCAACTGCCTAATGGTAGATGGTAAAAAAAGTGTCGCTGAATCTGTGTTCTACGAAGCTTTAGAAGTGATTGCTAAAAAAACTGGCCAAGACCCGTTTGCTGTTTTCCAAGAAGCTTTGGAAAACGCGAAACCACAAGTGGAAGTAAAATCTCGTCGTGTGGGTGGTGTGACTTACCAAGTTCCGATCGAAGTTCGTCCAGAAAGACGACTTGCCCTCGGAATCCGATGGCTTATCAAATACAGCCGTGGAAGAAACGAAAAATCGATGAAGAACAAATTGGCTGCAGAATTCATGGAAGCTCAAAAAGGCACTGGATCTGCAATCAAGAAGAAAGAAGATATCAGAAAGATGGCAGACGCCAACAAGGCTTTCTCTCACTACCGCTGGTAA
- the rpsL gene encoding 30S ribosomal protein S12: MPTINQLIRIGREAQKKRTKSPALKACPQRRGVCTRVMTFTPKKPNSALRKVARVRLTTGIEVTAYIPGEGHNLQEHNVVLIRGGRVKDLPGVRYHIIRGTLDTLGVDKRRKGRSKYGAKRPKA, encoded by the coding sequence ATGCCTACAATTAACCAGCTCATCCGCATCGGAAGAGAAGCCCAAAAGAAAAGAACTAAATCTCCTGCCCTAAAGGCATGCCCACAAAGACGTGGAGTTTGCACACGGGTAATGACCTTTACTCCTAAAAAACCGAACTCTGCACTTCGAAAAGTAGCAAGGGTTCGCCTCACCACTGGAATTGAAGTTACGGCTTACATTCCTGGTGAAGGCCATAACCTCCAAGAACACAACGTGGTTCTTATCCGTGGGGGAAGGGTAAAAGATTTACCTGGGGTTCGTTATCATATCATTCGTGGAACACTGGATACACTCGGTGTAGACAAACGTCGTAAAGGACGTTCAAAATACGGCGCTAAGCGTCCTAAGGCGTAA